One stretch of Anaerobacillus alkaliphilus DNA includes these proteins:
- a CDS encoding C39 family peptidase: protein MDILYIGIGAIIVISFIAIYVIAKMVGTEKLVGRAILSFSLLLAFVGGGVYVYLGGNPFTKEEVEEVITEEKPYVVKANDQVTYFPTFSEAVAFSRSLGSPVPVYFFETLAWDETNDIPSTIIQVPLILQLPELARGSEVTSLTMLLNYAGVKVRKLELAALIRKDQTPLSRDGERIFYGHPNDGFVGNIYSTNQPGIGVFHKPILELAENFLPEKMVDMTGAEFEDILHPIHQGIPVWALIHTQFRTLPESSFQKIVTPSGEIEVTPYQHAVLITGFDERYVYFNDPTSKEVNRPILKEQFKAAWQQMGSQAISYVK from the coding sequence ATGGACATTTTATATATAGGAATTGGGGCAATTATCGTCATTTCTTTTATAGCAATTTATGTGATTGCAAAAATGGTAGGAACAGAAAAACTAGTTGGTCGAGCTATTCTTTCTTTTAGTCTGCTCCTTGCATTTGTTGGAGGTGGAGTTTACGTATATTTGGGTGGCAACCCATTTACAAAAGAGGAAGTAGAAGAAGTAATTACAGAGGAAAAGCCTTACGTTGTAAAGGCGAATGATCAGGTTACCTATTTTCCAACGTTCTCAGAGGCAGTAGCCTTTTCAAGATCTCTGGGAAGTCCTGTCCCGGTTTATTTCTTCGAAACCTTGGCTTGGGATGAAACGAATGATATTCCGTCGACAATCATTCAGGTGCCTTTAATCTTACAGTTACCGGAATTAGCTAGGGGCTCGGAAGTCACTAGTTTAACAATGTTGCTAAACTATGCTGGAGTTAAAGTGCGCAAGCTAGAACTAGCTGCATTAATTAGGAAGGATCAAACACCATTAAGTAGAGACGGTGAGAGGATTTTTTACGGGCATCCCAATGACGGGTTTGTAGGAAACATCTATTCAACAAACCAGCCAGGAATAGGTGTTTTTCACAAGCCGATTCTAGAGTTAGCAGAAAATTTTTTGCCTGAAAAAATGGTGGATATGACTGGAGCTGAGTTTGAAGATATTTTACATCCGATCCATCAGGGAATTCCTGTTTGGGCACTTATTCATACTCAATTTAGAACCTTGCCAGAGAGTTCCTTTCAAAAAATAGTGACACCATCAGGGGAAATTGAGGTAACTCCTTACCAGCATGCCGTGCTTATTACGGGTTTCGACGAAAGATACGTTTATTTTAACGACCCAACATCAAAAGAAGTAAATCGCCCAATTTTAAAGGAACAATTTAAGGCTGCTTGGCAACAAATGGGGAGCCAAGCAATTTCATACGTAAAATAG
- the cspD gene encoding cold-shock protein CspD: protein MLGKVKWFNAEKGFGFIEREDGDDVFVHFSAINSDGFKTLEEGQEVEFEIVEGARGPQAANVVKR from the coding sequence ATGTTAGGAAAAGTAAAATGGTTTAACGCAGAAAAAGGTTTTGGATTTATCGAGCGCGAAGACGGAGACGATGTATTCGTTCACTTCTCAGCTATCAACTCTGACGGATTCAAAACATTAGAAGAAGGACAAGAAGTTGAATTTGAAATCGTTGAAGGAGCTCGCGGACCTCAAGCTGCAAACGTTGTAAAGCGCTAG
- the hpf gene encoding ribosome hibernation-promoting factor, HPF/YfiA family, with the protein MNFNIRGENIEVTPAIRNYVEKKVGKLERYFDETPTSPVHVNLQVINNQQIIEITIPMPQLLLRAEETHTDMYAAIDLVVEKLERQIRKHKTKVNRKFRQEGSLKYMFRSEVENVPTFEDEDELEIVRTKRFSLKPMDAEEAILQMDMLGHNFFVFANSVNGDTNVVYRRKDGRYGIIEPQ; encoded by the coding sequence ATGAACTTTAACATTCGTGGTGAAAACATTGAAGTAACTCCAGCAATTAGGAATTACGTAGAGAAGAAGGTGGGCAAGCTTGAGAGGTATTTCGACGAGACCCCAACTTCACCAGTTCATGTAAACCTGCAAGTAATCAACAACCAGCAGATCATTGAAATCACTATTCCAATGCCTCAATTACTTTTAAGAGCTGAGGAAACTCATACTGATATGTATGCAGCGATTGATCTTGTTGTTGAAAAGCTTGAAAGGCAAATTCGCAAGCATAAAACAAAGGTAAATAGAAAATTCCGTCAAGAAGGCAGTTTAAAATATATGTTCCGCAGTGAAGTGGAAAATGTACCGACTTTTGAAGATGAAGATGAACTAGAAATCGTTCGTACGAAGCGCTTTTCATTAAAGCCAATGGACGCTGAAGAAGCAATTCTTCAAATGGATATGCTAGGTCACAACTTCTTCGTATTCGCCAATTCTGTAAATGGCGATACAAACGTAGTATACCGTCGTAAAGATGGCCGTTATGGCATTATTGAACCACAATAA
- the secA gene encoding preprotein translocase subunit SecA, whose protein sequence is MIGFLKKVIGDPSQRQLKKMQKTVDQIEALESDFAKLSDDGLRQKTEEFKKRFQDGESLEAILPEAFAVVREGSKRVLNMRHYPVQLLGGIVLHEGNISEMKTGEGKTLVATLPVYLNAITCKGVHVVTVNEYLARRDSEMMGQLYNFLGLTVGLNVSGLSKEEKRDAYACDITYGTNNEFGFDYLRDNMVIYKEQMAQRPLHFALVDEVDSILIDEARTPLIISGSAEKSTKLYQVANSFVRTLRKEVDYTYDEKTKNVQLTEDGVTKAENAFSIENLYDSTHVQLNHHINQALKAHVVMHRDTDYVVEDGEVVIVDQFTGRLMKGRRYSDGLHQAIEAKEGLIVQRESMTLATITFQNYFRMYQKLAGMTGTAKTEEEEFRNIYGMDVMVVPTNLPVVRDDRPDLIFKTMEAKFKAVVNEIAELHKTGQPVLVGTVSIETSELISTLLKKKGVQHHVLNAKNHEREAEIIENAGQKGSVTIATNMAGRGTDIKLGAGVVEIGGLHVLGTERHESRRIDNQLRGRAGRQGDPGSSQFYLSMEDELMRRFGSDNMKAMMERLGMDDAPIESKLVSRAVETAQKRVEGNNFDARKQILQYDDVMREQREIIYKQRLEVLESENVRDIVENMIKSAVERNVHVHTPEDQVHEDWDVKAIADYVKGTVLNEGDVTEKDLKGKDPEEMIELIMEKVKETYNQKEADFQEERMREFEKVILLRSVDTKWMNHIDQMDQLRQGIHLRAYGQNDPLREYRFEGFQMFEEMIASIEEEVATYIMKAQIEQNLERKQVAEGKAVHASSGKEPDKKKPVRKGETIGRNEACICGSGKKYKQCCGRN, encoded by the coding sequence ATGATAGGTTTTCTGAAAAAAGTGATTGGTGATCCGAGCCAACGTCAATTGAAAAAAATGCAAAAGACTGTGGATCAAATCGAAGCTCTCGAAAGCGACTTCGCCAAGCTTTCAGATGATGGTCTACGTCAAAAAACAGAAGAATTCAAAAAACGTTTCCAAGACGGCGAATCGTTAGAAGCTATTTTGCCAGAGGCATTTGCTGTTGTACGTGAAGGATCTAAACGTGTATTGAATATGCGCCATTATCCAGTGCAGTTACTTGGGGGAATTGTTCTACACGAAGGAAATATCTCGGAGATGAAGACAGGGGAAGGGAAAACGTTAGTAGCGACACTTCCAGTTTATTTAAATGCGATTACTTGTAAAGGCGTACATGTTGTTACTGTCAATGAGTACTTAGCTCGTCGTGACTCTGAAATGATGGGGCAACTTTATAACTTTTTAGGACTAACAGTTGGTTTAAACGTGAGTGGTCTCTCAAAAGAGGAAAAGCGTGACGCTTATGCGTGTGACATTACATATGGAACGAACAATGAATTTGGCTTTGATTACCTACGTGATAACATGGTTATCTACAAAGAGCAAATGGCGCAACGACCACTACATTTTGCTTTAGTCGATGAGGTTGACTCAATTTTAATTGACGAAGCACGTACTCCGTTAATTATTTCAGGTTCAGCGGAAAAATCGACGAAGCTTTATCAAGTGGCTAACTCTTTTGTTCGCACGCTTCGAAAAGAAGTTGATTATACGTATGATGAAAAAACAAAGAATGTCCAGCTCACAGAAGATGGAGTAACAAAAGCTGAAAATGCGTTTAGCATCGAGAACCTGTATGATTCAACGCATGTTCAGTTAAATCACCACATTAACCAAGCGTTAAAAGCTCATGTGGTTATGCACCGTGATACAGATTATGTTGTAGAAGACGGTGAAGTGGTCATCGTTGACCAATTTACGGGTCGTCTGATGAAAGGTCGTCGTTATTCTGACGGACTTCACCAAGCGATTGAGGCAAAAGAAGGATTAATTGTCCAACGCGAAAGTATGACGCTAGCAACGATTACGTTCCAAAACTACTTCCGTATGTACCAAAAGCTTGCTGGGATGACTGGTACAGCGAAAACAGAGGAAGAAGAGTTCCGTAATATTTATGGAATGGATGTAATGGTTGTTCCAACGAATTTACCAGTTGTCCGTGACGATCGTCCTGATTTAATTTTTAAAACAATGGAAGCAAAGTTTAAAGCGGTTGTTAATGAAATTGCCGAGCTTCACAAAACTGGTCAACCAGTGCTTGTTGGTACGGTTAGCATTGAAACATCTGAATTAATTTCTACTTTGTTAAAAAAGAAAGGCGTTCAACACCATGTGTTAAATGCGAAGAACCATGAAAGAGAAGCCGAAATTATCGAAAACGCTGGACAAAAAGGTTCAGTAACAATTGCCACTAACATGGCTGGTCGTGGTACGGATATCAAGCTTGGCGCAGGAGTAGTAGAAATAGGCGGATTACACGTTCTTGGAACCGAGCGCCATGAGTCTCGTCGTATCGATAATCAGCTTCGTGGACGTGCTGGTCGTCAAGGAGATCCAGGTTCATCGCAATTTTATTTATCGATGGAAGACGAGCTTATGCGTCGTTTCGGTTCAGATAATATGAAAGCTATGATGGAAAGACTTGGAATGGACGATGCTCCAATTGAAAGTAAATTAGTCAGCCGTGCTGTTGAGACGGCACAAAAACGAGTGGAAGGTAACAACTTCGATGCTCGTAAACAAATTTTACAATATGACGATGTTATGCGTGAGCAACGTGAGATCATCTATAAGCAGCGTTTAGAAGTTCTTGAGTCTGAAAACGTTCGTGACATTGTTGAAAATATGATTAAATCTGCGGTAGAACGTAATGTTCATGTTCATACACCGGAAGATCAGGTTCATGAGGACTGGGACGTAAAAGCGATTGCTGATTATGTGAAGGGTACAGTGCTTAATGAAGGTGATGTTACTGAAAAGGATCTAAAAGGCAAAGATCCTGAGGAAATGATCGAATTGATCATGGAAAAAGTAAAAGAAACTTACAATCAAAAAGAAGCTGACTTCCAAGAGGAAAGAATGCGTGAATTTGAGAAAGTAATTTTACTTCGTTCTGTTGATACAAAGTGGATGAACCACATCGACCAAATGGATCAGCTTCGTCAAGGTATTCATCTGCGGGCTTATGGTCAAAATGACCCATTACGTGAATACCGTTTTGAAGGCTTCCAGATGTTTGAGGAAATGATCGCTTCAATCGAAGAAGAGGTAGCAACCTATATCATGAAGGCACAAATCGAGCAAAATCTAGAGCGTAAGCAAGTGGCTGAAGGAAAAGCAGTTCACGCAAGCTCAGGCAAAGAGCCAGACAAAAAGAAACCAGTTCGTAAAGGTGAAACGATTGGTCGTAACGAAGCTTGTATTTGTGGAAGCGGCAAAAAATATAAACAGTGTTGTGGGAGAAATTAA
- the prfB gene encoding peptide chain release factor 2 (programmed frameshift), whose product MELVEIKQELTMMAKRLADFRGSLDLEVKQERIAELEEKMTDPTFWDDQQKAQEVINESNGLKEQVDNYLSLQERYDDLDVSYQLVKEEPDSDLEKELEVGVKALANDLNEFELTLLLSEPYDKNNAILELHPGAGGTESQDWASMLLRMYTRWAERKGFKVETLDYLPGDEAGVKSVTLLIKGHNAYGYLKAEKGVHRLVRISPFDASGRRHTSFVSCEVMPELPDDIEINISPDELKVDTYRASGAGGQHINTTDSAIRITHIPTNTVVTCQTERSQIKNRERAMKMLQAKLFQLKLDEQKAELDEIRGEQKEIGWGSQIRSYVFHPYSLVKDHRTNFEVGNSSAVMDGDLDPFIDAYLRSQIKS is encoded by the exons ATGGAACTTGTCGAAATAAAACAAGAGCTTACAATGATGGCTAAGCGATTAGCGGACTTTAGGGGGTCACTT GACCTTGAAGTAAAGCAAGAACGAATTGCGGAGCTTGAGGAAAAAATGACTGACCCGACGTTTTGGGATGACCAACAAAAGGCTCAAGAAGTTATTAATGAGTCAAATGGTTTGAAGGAGCAGGTAGATAACTATTTAAGCTTGCAGGAACGCTATGACGATTTAGATGTGTCTTACCAGCTAGTGAAAGAAGAGCCAGATTCGGATTTGGAAAAAGAATTGGAAGTCGGTGTGAAAGCACTTGCTAATGACTTGAATGAGTTTGAACTGACGCTTTTATTGAGTGAACCTTACGATAAAAATAATGCCATTTTAGAATTACACCCAGGTGCTGGTGGTACCGAGTCTCAGGATTGGGCATCAATGCTATTACGTATGTACACACGCTGGGCCGAACGGAAAGGGTTTAAAGTGGAAACACTTGATTACCTACCTGGCGATGAAGCTGGAGTAAAAAGTGTGACCCTGTTAATTAAAGGGCACAATGCGTATGGGTATTTGAAGGCGGAAAAAGGGGTACATCGTTTAGTACGGATCTCACCGTTTGATGCGTCTGGCCGACGTCATACTTCTTTCGTTTCGTGCGAAGTCATGCCTGAGCTTCCTGATGATATTGAAATTAATATCTCTCCAGATGAGTTAAAGGTTGATACATACCGCGCAAGTGGAGCGGGTGGGCAGCATATTAACACTACTGACTCGGCAATCAGAATTACCCATATTCCAACGAACACGGTTGTAACTTGCCAAACAGAGCGCTCGCAAATCAAGAACCGGGAGCGGGCAATGAAAATGTTACAAGCAAAGCTTTTTCAATTGAAGTTAGATGAGCAAAAAGCTGAATTAGACGAAATTCGTGGTGAGCAAAAAGAAATCGGTTGGGGTAGCCAAATTCGATCCTACGTCTTCCATCCATACAGTCTTGTGAAAGATCATCGTACCAATTTTGAGGTTGGAAACTCCTCAGCAGTCATGGACGGTGACCTCGATCCATTTATTGATGCATATTTACGCTCACAAATAAAAAGCTAA
- a CDS encoding YitT family protein, producing the protein MNNNGKRRGLLQPISPLRQTLWEYAHVLVGSVFVALAFNLFLLPNRIASGGVSGISTIVYDVFGITPAFTQWAFNIPLFVAGIVLLGGFKYGAKTLVGTVLIPLIVFVTRDMEPVTLDPLLGALFGGIGVGVGLGIVFRSNSSTGGTDLAAQIIHKYTGLSLGACIFIIDGLIVLTSALVFNIELALYALIALFITGKTIDLVQLGVGYAKIALIISEKQEDIQQGLLRDVDRGVTKLEGYGGYTNNKRPVLMCVVNQTEVTKLKQIVKNIDPTAFVIVTNATEVLGEGFKK; encoded by the coding sequence ATGAATAATAACGGAAAACGAAGAGGTCTACTACAGCCGATCTCTCCGCTAAGACAGACATTATGGGAGTATGCGCATGTCTTGGTTGGATCGGTGTTTGTAGCATTAGCATTTAATTTATTTTTATTACCAAACCGTATTGCTTCGGGTGGGGTAAGTGGTATCAGTACGATCGTTTATGATGTATTTGGAATTACCCCAGCGTTTACACAATGGGCATTTAATATACCGTTGTTTGTTGCGGGGATTGTTCTCCTCGGTGGCTTCAAGTACGGAGCGAAAACGTTAGTGGGGACGGTTCTTATTCCATTAATCGTTTTCGTAACAAGAGATATGGAGCCAGTAACCTTGGATCCGCTCCTAGGGGCTCTGTTTGGGGGAATTGGTGTCGGGGTTGGACTAGGAATTGTCTTTCGCTCGAACTCTTCGACAGGAGGAACAGACTTAGCAGCTCAGATCATACATAAATATACTGGCTTGTCTTTAGGTGCTTGTATTTTTATCATTGATGGCTTAATTGTTTTGACTTCAGCGCTTGTTTTTAACATAGAATTGGCATTATATGCTCTCATTGCTTTATTCATTACAGGAAAAACGATTGATCTCGTTCAATTGGGCGTGGGTTATGCGAAGATTGCCCTAATTATTTCTGAGAAACAAGAAGATATTCAACAAGGGTTATTAAGAGACGTTGATCGAGGTGTAACAAAGCTCGAAGGGTACGGTGGTTATACGAATAACAAGCGTCCTGTACTGATGTGTGTCGTAAATCAAACAGAAGTCACGAAATTGAAACAGATTGTTAAAAATATTGATCCAACTGCGTTTGTAATTGTAACAAATGCTACAGAAGTTTTAGGGGAAGGCTTCAAGAAATAA
- a CDS encoding c-type cytochrome produces the protein MKKLLTVLVGAALVLGACGGGNEAAPATPAPAETPATDAVAGSFDATAAEATYKQSCAACHGANLQGASAPTLVGTGLTKEEILTILREGQGTMPAGLVRDGAEVEENLAAWIAAQ, from the coding sequence ATGAAAAAGTTACTTACAGTATTAGTTGGTGCAGCACTAGTTCTTGGTGCATGTGGTGGAGGTAATGAAGCAGCTCCTGCTACTCCAGCTCCAGCAGAAACACCAGCAACAGATGCAGTTGCCGGTTCATTTGATGCAACAGCAGCAGAAGCAACGTATAAGCAATCATGTGCAGCTTGTCATGGTGCCAATCTTCAAGGTGCATCTGCTCCTACATTAGTAGGCACAGGATTAACGAAAGAAGAAATCTTAACAATCCTACGTGAGGGTCAAGGAACGATGCCAGCAGGTTTAGTTCGTGACGGTGCAGAAGTAGAAGAAAACCTAGCAGCATGGATTGCAGCTCAATAA
- a CDS encoding c-type cytochrome, producing the protein MKKLLFISLIFLLVACGGNTPDAQLDVSEISLPDTYDEARAQAAYKKSCAACHGGNLQGGGAYPYPITGISKEEMYVAIMEGVGLMPARLVTGEEAENLAVWIAAQ; encoded by the coding sequence ATGAAGAAATTACTATTTATAAGCCTTATATTTTTGTTAGTAGCTTGTGGAGGCAATACTCCAGATGCACAATTAGATGTTTCTGAGATTTCTTTACCTGATACGTACGACGAAGCAAGAGCTCAAGCGGCCTACAAAAAGTCATGTGCTGCCTGCCATGGTGGCAATCTACAAGGTGGAGGCGCTTATCCATACCCAATTACAGGAATTTCAAAAGAAGAGATGTATGTGGCGATTATGGAAGGTGTAGGTCTTATGCCTGCGAGATTAGTTACTGGAGAAGAAGCAGAAAACCTAGCCGTTTGGATTGCAGCTCAGTAA
- a CDS encoding c-type cytochrome produces MKKLMIVILGTMFILAACGGANANDSASTGGFDAEKAANDYKVCAACHGSDLQGSKGGAGLDRPISGLAKEKVLTAIQEGPGVMPKDMITGEAAENLAEWISKQ; encoded by the coding sequence TTGAAAAAATTAATGATTGTTATACTTGGTACGATGTTTATACTAGCAGCCTGTGGTGGTGCAAATGCAAATGACTCCGCCTCAACTGGAGGTTTTGACGCTGAAAAAGCTGCGAACGACTACAAAGTATGTGCTGCTTGTCATGGTTCCGACTTACAAGGTAGCAAGGGTGGAGCTGGGTTAGACCGCCCAATCAGTGGTTTAGCAAAAGAAAAAGTTTTAACAGCAATTCAAGAAGGTCCTGGGGTTATGCCTAAAGATATGATCACAGGTGAAGCCGCTGAGAACCTTGCTGAATGGATTTCAAAACAGTAG
- a CDS encoding copper amine oxidase N-terminal domain-containing protein: MKKLIKLTVLFVLLFTLLFPGMGHAQQPVKVVIDGKVQTLAVSPMIKNGRTLVPLRGIFEKLGAKVTWEQKTQSITLEKLSTKIKLTIGSDVAVVNGKQIKLSEPAQLINNRTFVPLRFVAEGLSGKVTWDQAKHTVNITTLESLLMQKVNSVTLNSYTTEMVIQQLMEMAGEKVDLNIRVKGDFIVEPMQMHTNSTMTLLGEKVVSEEYLTKEGYYIHDPSIGMWVKYPDEFLTNLDELTATISNDPLAQYEMMINYLQEVVAVETENHYVMKMKLTNEGFAAMMEDVLDMLLPLMGEDEEINIFDMITIDEFEAVTYYDKKTFFPLTSEVITKLTIAIDGEKLKMTQKMTAKFSNINSIKSIKIPQEIIDNAINFEDLVFTN; the protein is encoded by the coding sequence ATGAAAAAATTAATTAAATTAACTGTATTATTTGTTTTGTTGTTTACATTACTTTTTCCAGGAATGGGGCATGCACAACAACCTGTAAAAGTAGTTATTGATGGTAAAGTTCAAACATTAGCTGTAAGTCCGATGATTAAGAATGGTCGTACATTAGTGCCGTTGCGTGGGATTTTTGAAAAGCTAGGTGCAAAAGTAACGTGGGAGCAGAAAACACAATCAATCACTTTAGAAAAGCTATCTACAAAAATTAAATTAACAATTGGTAGTGATGTAGCTGTTGTGAATGGAAAGCAAATAAAGCTTTCTGAACCAGCACAGTTAATCAACAATCGTACTTTCGTTCCTTTACGATTTGTAGCGGAGGGCCTAAGTGGAAAAGTTACTTGGGATCAAGCTAAACATACAGTGAATATTACAACGTTAGAAAGCTTATTAATGCAAAAAGTAAATTCTGTAACATTAAACAGCTACACAACTGAGATGGTCATTCAACAGCTAATGGAAATGGCAGGAGAAAAAGTAGATCTTAATATTAGGGTAAAAGGCGATTTTATTGTTGAGCCAATGCAAATGCATACGAACTCAACCATGACTCTTCTAGGAGAAAAGGTAGTGAGCGAAGAGTACTTAACAAAGGAAGGTTATTACATTCATGACCCTTCAATAGGTATGTGGGTGAAATATCCAGATGAATTCCTTACTAACTTAGATGAATTAACGGCAACTATAAGCAATGACCCACTAGCACAATATGAAATGATGATCAATTATCTCCAAGAAGTTGTTGCGGTTGAAACAGAAAACCACTATGTAATGAAAATGAAGCTTACAAATGAAGGCTTTGCAGCAATGATGGAAGATGTCCTCGATATGCTACTTCCACTTATGGGGGAAGACGAAGAAATTAATATCTTTGATATGATCACAATTGACGAATTTGAGGCTGTCACCTACTACGATAAAAAAACATTCTTCCCTCTTACTTCGGAAGTAATCACAAAACTAACAATTGCGATTGATGGTGAAAAATTGAAAATGACGCAAAAAATGACGGCTAAATTCAGTAATATTAATAGTATAAAATCTATTAAAATACCACAAGAAATCATTGACAATGCGATTAATTTTGAAGATTTGGTGTTTACTAATTAA
- the ftsE gene encoding cell division ATP-binding protein FtsE translates to MIEMKDVWKTYPNGVMAINGIDVSISKGEFVYVVGPSGAGKSTFIKLMYREEKPTKGTVVVNNFNLGKIKESRIPILRRSLGIVFQDFKLLPQLTVYENIAFALEVIEEPRSTIKRSVMNVLEIVHLKNKARFYPHEISGGEQQRVAIARAIVNNPALLIADEPTGNLDPDTSWGIMKVLEEINNRGTTIVMATHNKEIVNTIRKRVIAIEGGRIARDEARGLYGYER, encoded by the coding sequence ATGATAGAAATGAAAGATGTTTGGAAGACCTATCCTAATGGTGTCATGGCCATCAATGGTATTGATGTGTCCATTTCCAAAGGAGAATTTGTCTACGTAGTTGGGCCGAGTGGGGCAGGGAAATCGACGTTCATTAAATTAATGTACCGTGAAGAAAAACCAACTAAAGGAACCGTTGTTGTTAACAACTTCAACCTTGGCAAAATAAAAGAAAGTCGTATTCCTATTTTACGACGTAGTCTTGGGATTGTGTTTCAGGATTTTAAACTATTACCTCAGTTAACTGTATATGAAAATATAGCATTTGCCTTAGAAGTTATCGAAGAACCAAGATCAACGATTAAACGAAGTGTGATGAATGTGTTAGAAATCGTTCATCTGAAAAATAAAGCGAGATTTTATCCGCACGAGATTTCGGGGGGAGAACAGCAGCGTGTAGCAATTGCCAGAGCAATCGTCAACAATCCAGCCTTGTTAATTGCCGATGAACCTACTGGGAACCTAGATCCAGACACTTCTTGGGGGATTATGAAAGTACTAGAAGAAATTAATAACAGAGGCACAACGATTGTGATGGCGACACACAATAAAGAAATCGTAAATACGATTCGCAAACGTGTAATTGCGATTGAAGGTGGGCGTATTGCCCGTGACGAGGCAAGGGGGTTATACGGCTATGAAAGGTAG
- the ftsX gene encoding permease-like cell division protein FtsX has product MKGRTLFRHVKEGIKNLARNGWMTFASISAVAIMLLIVGVFLLLILNLNHFATSVEEDVEVRVFIDLTATPEQQEELRKRIERVPNVDTVTYLPKEEGLEQFIESLGEQGEIFETLRSENPLYDVFVVRAVLPQQTEGIANRIEPFPYVEEVGYGKDVVEQLFAFTGFARQVGLFLIIGLMFTTMFLIANTIKLTIIARKREIRIMKLVGATNGFIRWPFFIEGLFLGVIGSLIPVGVLAFGYNKLYDGVGQKLEFMFIDLLPMDPLVYQVSGILIGIGAFIGIWGSMTSVRKFLKV; this is encoded by the coding sequence ATGAAAGGTAGAACGCTCTTTCGTCACGTGAAAGAAGGGATCAAAAATCTAGCACGAAATGGCTGGATGACATTTGCTTCGATTAGTGCCGTTGCAATTATGCTTTTAATTGTAGGTGTGTTTCTTTTATTAATTTTAAATTTAAACCACTTTGCAACCTCTGTTGAAGAAGATGTAGAGGTTAGGGTTTTTATTGACTTAACAGCAACTCCAGAGCAACAAGAAGAGCTTCGTAAACGGATTGAACGAGTACCCAATGTAGACACAGTCACCTATCTTCCGAAAGAAGAAGGGTTAGAGCAGTTTATCGAAAGCTTGGGAGAACAAGGTGAGATATTTGAAACACTTCGTTCTGAAAATCCTCTCTACGACGTGTTTGTAGTACGAGCTGTGTTACCGCAACAAACAGAAGGAATTGCTAACCGTATCGAACCTTTTCCTTATGTTGAAGAAGTTGGTTATGGAAAAGATGTTGTTGAGCAGCTGTTTGCCTTTACTGGCTTTGCTAGACAAGTGGGACTTTTTCTTATCATTGGTTTAATGTTTACCACAATGTTTCTAATTGCAAACACAATTAAGCTAACAATTATTGCTCGTAAAAGAGAAATTCGAATTATGAAGCTTGTTGGAGCAACGAACGGTTTCATCCGCTGGCCATTTTTTATTGAAGGGCTATTTCTTGGTGTTATTGGTTCGTTAATTCCAGTCGGTGTTTTAGCATTTGGATACAACAAGCTCTATGATGGCGTTGGTCAAAAACTAGAATTTATGTTTATTGATTTACTTCCGATGGACCCTCTAGTATATCAAGTTAGTGGTATTCTGATCGGGATTGGTGCCTTCATTGGTATCTGGGGAAGTATGACATCAGTTAGAAAGTTTTTAAAAGTTTAA